The Treponema sp. J25 genome has a window encoding:
- a CDS encoding RnfABCDGE type electron transport complex subunit D has protein sequence MNVSHIHVARKPLIHITLPTYSRMWLVSIAALGGIVQSAFTDGGYSFLLALVAVATALVVELLVGTVHAKYTSMGDGSSIATALILTLMMPHTIHPAVLVLGVLFALLVVKQSFGGLGANWFNPALGGWLFSYLSWPHLFRDALIQSHLVKIQEGIGKGILDPGGSPLAVLKYMGFTTSSLDEGIVSFLNQTLFSRFDAELPRGYIDLLFYTGPGIIADRGALGLLLGTMLLLAFSVVRFLVPLVYLAVYLVLVRLYGALPFGGIFGGGDMLFALLSGGTILAAFIILSEPVTGTKSLMGALSVAFILGILSFVFTYPGGILFGPLYAMVVGVVFIPWVREMETILLYKKARRIP, from the coding sequence ATGAACGTTTCCCATATCCACGTGGCTCGAAAACCCTTAATCCATATTACCCTGCCCACCTATAGTCGGATGTGGCTCGTTTCTATCGCGGCTTTGGGGGGGATTGTCCAGTCGGCGTTCACCGATGGTGGGTATTCCTTCTTGCTCGCCCTGGTTGCGGTGGCAACGGCGCTGGTGGTAGAGCTCTTAGTGGGAACCGTCCACGCAAAATATACCAGTATGGGAGATGGGAGTAGTATCGCTACAGCCCTCATACTAACCCTTATGATGCCCCATACGATACATCCTGCGGTACTCGTACTGGGAGTTCTTTTTGCCCTTCTGGTGGTTAAACAAAGCTTTGGGGGGTTAGGAGCAAATTGGTTCAATCCTGCCCTGGGGGGCTGGCTTTTTTCGTACCTTTCCTGGCCCCATCTGTTTCGGGATGCCCTTATACAATCTCATCTTGTAAAGATTCAGGAAGGAATAGGGAAAGGCATCCTGGATCCAGGCGGGTCGCCCCTGGCGGTGCTAAAGTATATGGGCTTTACGACGAGTTCTCTTGATGAGGGGATTGTTTCTTTCTTGAATCAAACTCTTTTTTCTCGTTTTGATGCAGAACTACCGCGGGGCTATATTGATCTACTCTTCTATACTGGTCCGGGGATTATTGCTGATCGGGGGGCTCTGGGACTTTTGTTAGGCACGATGCTCCTTCTGGCTTTTTCCGTAGTACGCTTCCTTGTTCCATTGGTGTATCTTGCTGTCTATCTTGTCCTGGTTCGTTTGTATGGGGCCCTTCCCTTTGGAGGAATTTTTGGAGGAGGGGATATGCTGTTTGCCCTTCTTTCCGGAGGTACTATCCTTGCTGCGTTTATCATTCTTTCTGAACCGGTGACCGGAACAAAATCTCTTATGGGGGCCCTCTCTGTGGCCTTTATATTAGGGATATTGAGTTTTGTGTTTACCTATCCGGGGGGCATTCTTTTTGGACCCCTGTATGCAATGGTAGTGGGAGTTGTTTTCATCCCCTGGGTACGGGAGATGGAAACTATTCTGTTGTATAAAAAAGCACGAAGGATTCCATAA
- a CDS encoding RnfABCDGE type electron transport complex subunit C produces MKIYSFKKGGLVLEDPSTPPATESIAAFLPSIAVVPLIQHPGEAAVPLVSVGDRVSEGMLIGRGKGPGSAHIHAPIPGRVIRKVTWTLADGRPTEGLVIRLEGAFTTLGHRKERYQWETISPADLLRTFADKGLVEMEEPGKPLYDMVREATASQQPVIVVVRMVFDDPWLVADYVLCKEHVEEIIEGARILRKATKGSHIIFTISEEETALGTLFEQAAAPYKESISVVYVGARYPQRNRRELEIVLKQYEKVNNAPSSYHCIINPATAYAIYTGVVHNIPILERYVAVGGGAVKSPRVLRLRLGTTIGDAIAQCGGFVSRPARIATGSTMKGKYVQDLDEPITKTTVSVIALTEEQIGGEQTYACINCGECRRICPVGLDPERLYKYALLEKDEEARRYNVVDCHGCGCCEVVCPSRLPLSTVIRISIKRGAAK; encoded by the coding sequence ATGAAGATATATTCGTTTAAAAAGGGAGGCCTCGTTCTTGAGGATCCCTCCACACCTCCGGCCACGGAGAGTATTGCCGCCTTTTTGCCTTCGATTGCGGTGGTCCCGCTTATTCAACATCCGGGAGAAGCGGCTGTGCCCCTGGTGTCGGTGGGAGATCGGGTAAGCGAAGGAATGCTCATAGGTCGAGGAAAGGGTCCTGGGTCTGCCCATATTCATGCCCCTATCCCGGGAAGGGTTATTCGTAAAGTTACCTGGACGTTGGCGGATGGGCGGCCGACGGAGGGGCTGGTTATTCGTCTCGAGGGGGCCTTTACTACCCTGGGGCACCGGAAGGAAAGGTATCAGTGGGAGACTATCTCCCCTGCGGACTTGCTGCGAACCTTTGCTGACAAGGGCCTTGTGGAAATGGAGGAACCGGGTAAACCCCTGTACGATATGGTTCGGGAAGCTACCGCCAGTCAGCAGCCGGTTATTGTGGTAGTGCGGATGGTCTTTGATGATCCCTGGCTTGTGGCTGATTATGTTCTTTGTAAGGAACATGTGGAAGAAATCATCGAAGGAGCCCGAATTCTCCGGAAAGCCACAAAGGGAAGTCACATTATTTTCACCATCTCTGAAGAAGAAACTGCCCTTGGCACTTTATTTGAACAGGCCGCCGCTCCCTATAAAGAATCGATTTCTGTGGTGTATGTAGGGGCCAGATATCCCCAGCGGAATAGGCGGGAACTTGAAATCGTTTTGAAACAGTATGAAAAAGTAAACAACGCCCCTTCCTCCTATCATTGTATTATTAATCCTGCTACGGCCTATGCGATTTACACGGGGGTTGTCCATAACATTCCCATTCTAGAACGGTATGTGGCGGTAGGGGGAGGAGCGGTAAAGAGCCCTCGCGTACTGAGACTTCGTCTGGGCACTACCATTGGGGATGCTATTGCCCAGTGCGGTGGTTTTGTTTCTCGCCCTGCCAGGATTGCCACTGGCTCTACCATGAAGGGTAAGTACGTGCAGGACCTGGATGAGCCCATTACCAAAACAACGGTCAGCGTGATTGCCCTTACGGAGGAACAAATCGGGGGAGAACAAACCTACGCCTGTATCAACTGCGGGGAATGTCGTCGTATTTGTCCGGTTGGACTCGACCCGGAGCGGTTATATAAATACGCTCTTCTCGAAAAGGATGAGGAGGCCCGGCGATATAATGTGGTAGACTGCCACGGTTGTGGCTGTTGTGAAGTAGTATGCCCTTCCCGGCTTCCTTTAAGCACGGTGATTCGAATTTCCATTAAGCGAGGCGCCGCAAAATGA
- a CDS encoding divergent PAP2 family protein, which yields MSRMEMMYVRQFRQLVVHPVFLAAITSLILAQVLKAIIILITRPRRSFKEVMYALLWKTGGMPSSHSALVSALATSVGFTEGFDSSIFIVSLCLALIVIRDAMGVRRSAGLQARSLNMLGKHINDRFGIEYYPVKEIQGHAPLEVLVGALLGLLIASAIVLL from the coding sequence ATGTCACGAATGGAAATGATGTATGTGCGGCAGTTCAGGCAGTTAGTGGTGCATCCGGTGTTTTTGGCTGCTATTACGAGCCTTATTCTTGCCCAGGTCCTGAAGGCTATTATCATTTTAATTACCCGTCCGCGGCGCTCTTTTAAAGAAGTGATGTATGCCCTCCTGTGGAAAACCGGTGGGATGCCATCGAGTCATTCGGCCTTAGTAAGTGCCCTGGCTACGTCGGTAGGATTTACCGAAGGTTTTGATAGTTCAATCTTTATCGTAAGTTTGTGCCTGGCCTTGATTGTGATTCGGGATGCCATGGGGGTTCGTCGTTCTGCGGGACTCCAGGCCCGCTCTCTTAATATGCTGGGTAAACACATAAATGATAGGTTTGGCATTGAGTACTACCCCGTGAAGGAAATCCAGGGCCATGCGCCGCTGGAGGTTCTGGTAGGGGCCCTTCTTGGCCTGTTAATTGCATCGGCGATTGTCTTATTGTAA